One Gossypium hirsutum isolate 1008001.06 chromosome A11, Gossypium_hirsutum_v2.1, whole genome shotgun sequence genomic window carries:
- the LOC107940846 gene encoding L-type lectin-domain containing receptor kinase IX.1: protein MAIGFIDLLQSSLLIPFLFTLPFVNSLNFQISRFDSNASNILYQGDAKPSVGAIEFNLINYINRVGWATYAEKVPIWDSSTGRLTDFSTRFSFYISIQGSDYGHGLVFFLAPVGSQIPPNSAGGFLGLFNTTTSDSSQNQIVLVEFDTFENPEWDPTGIGSHVGINENSISSANYTRWNASFHSGDTADVVISYNATTKNLSVSWSYQKTNNPRENSSLSYQIDLMTVLPEWVMVGFSAATGQYVERHILQYWEFDSSLTVAEDTSGNKARNVRIVVSIVVPVGVLIAGTIIAFIIWRRKKHAKRTSERTNLTSMNDDLERGAGPRRFSYTDLASATNNFSEQRKLGEGGFGAVYRGYLNDLNVEVAVKRISSGSKQGRKEYVTEVKVISQLRHRNLVQLIGWCHDKNDFILVYEFMPNGSLDSHLFGRRSPLKWSARYRISLGLASALLYLHEEWEQCVVHRDIKSSNVMLDSSFNVKLGDFGLAKLMDHELGPKTTGLAGTLGYLAPEYISTGRASKESDVYSFGVVLLEIATGRKSVDPGRKSDMGLVEWIWGLYGTGELILAVDDKLGKEFDEKQVESLMIVGLWCAHPDCNSRPSIRQAIQVLYLESPLPNLPVKMPVPTYQVSLPSVSSSSEPSVTYSSMNLGR, encoded by the coding sequence ATGGCGATTGGGTTCATCGACTTGCTTCAATCATCGCTTCTGATTCCATTTCTTTTCACTCTCCCCTTTGTCAATTCACTAAATTTCCAGATATCTCGCTTTGATTCAAATGCAAGCAACATTCTCTATCAAGGTGATGCAAAACCTTCCGTTGGAGCCATTGAGTTTAACCTGATCAATTATATAAACCGAGTTGGATGGGCAACATATGCTGAGAAGGTGCCAATTTGGGACTCAAGCACAGGAAGGCTCACCGACTTCAGTACGCGCTTCTCCTTTTACATATCTATTCAAGGTTCAGATTATGGTCATGGACTTGTCTTCTTTCTCGCTCCTGTTGGCTCTCAAATCCCACCAAATTCAGCTGGTGGCTTTTTGGGATTATTTAATACAACAACCAGCGATTCATCTCAGAACCAAATCGTTCTCGTTGAGTTCGACACGTTTGAAAATCCTGAATGGGATCCAACTGGTATTGGTAGTCATGTTGGGATAAACGAAAACTCAATTTCTTCAGCAAATTATACCAGATGGAATGCTAGCTTTCATAGTGGAGATACGGCAGATGTAGTCATTAGCTACAACGCTACTACTAAGAACTTAAGTGTCTCTTGGAGCTATCAAAAGACCAATAATCCTCGAGAGAATTCTAGTCTTTCATATCAAATCGATCTGATGACGGTTTTACCAGAGTGGGTCATGGTCGGATTTTCTGCTGCTACAGGTCAGTACGTAGAGAGGCATATACTCCAATATTGGGAATTCGATTCAAGTTTAACTGTGGCAGAGGATACAAGCGGCAACAAAGCAAGAAATGTTAGAATAGTTGTTAGTATTGTAGTTCCTGTGGGTGTTCTGATAGCTGGGACTATTATAGCTTTTATAATTTGGAGGAGGAAGAAGCATGCGAAAAGAACATCAGAAAGAACAAACTTGACATCAATGAATGATGATCTTGAACGAGGAGCTGGACCAAGAAGGTTTTCTTATACTGATCTTGCCTCAGCTACGAATAACTTCTCGGAGCAAAGAAAGTTGGGTGAGGGAGGCTTTGGTGCAGTTTATAGGGGTTACCTGAATGATCTGAATGTGGAGGTTGCTGTTAAAAGGATTTCAAGTGGGTCCAAACAAGGGAGAAAAGAGTATGTAACTGAAGTGAAGGTGATTAGCCAATTGAGACACAGGAATCTGGTGCAACTAATTGGTTGGTGCCATGATAAAAATGATTTCATACTTGTCTATGAATTCATGCCAAATGGCAGCCTTGATTCCCACCTCTTTGGTAGGAGAAGTCCACTGAAATGGTCTGCGAGGTACAGAATATCGCTTGGATTGGCATCTGCACTTCTGTATCTTCATGAAGAGTGGGAGCAGTGTGTGGTGCATCGAGACATTAAATCAAGCAATGTAATGCTTGATTCTAGTTTCAATGTCAAGCTTGGTGACTTCGGATTGGCTAAACTAATGGACCATGAGCTAGGTCCTAAAACAACTGGATTGGCTGGAACTTTAGGCTACTTGGCTCCAGAGTACATAAGCACAGGTAGGGCTAGTAAGGAGTCAGATGTTTATAGCTTTGGGGTAGTCCTTTTAGAAATTGCAACTGGAAGGAAATCTGTTGATCCTGGAAGAAAATCTGACATGGGATTGGTTGAGTGGATTTGGGGTCTTTATGGGACAGGAGAGCTAATTTTGGCTGTTGACGACAAGTTGGGCAAGGAATTTGATGAGAAACAAGTGGAGTCTTTGATGATTGTTGGACTGTGGTGTGCTCACCCAGACTGTAATTCAAGGCCATCAATCAGGCAAGCAATTCAAGTTCTTTATTTGGAGTCACCGTTGCCAAATCTTCCAGTCAAGATGCCTGTTCCTACATATCAAGTATCTTTACCATCAGTCTCCTCCTCCTCCGAGCCTTCAGTAACATATTCAAGCATGAATTTGGGGCGTTAA